One window of the Nicotiana tabacum cultivar K326 chromosome 4, ASM71507v2, whole genome shotgun sequence genome contains the following:
- the LOC107796536 gene encoding auxin transporter-like protein 2, whose translation MVPEKQAEEAIVSAIQNETEADDRQEEMAIHSNLSFKSFLWHGGSVYDAWFSCASNQVAQVLLTLPYSFSQMGMLSGILLQIFYGIMGSWTAYLISVLYVEYRSRKEKENVSFKNHVIQWFEVLDGLLGPKWKAIGLAFNCTFLLFGSVIQLIACASNIYYINDHLDKRTWTYIFGACCATTVFIPSFHNYRLWSFLGLGMTTYTAWYLTIAAFVHGQVEGVIHSGPTKMVLYFTGATNILYTFGGHAVTVEIMHAMWKPQKFKYIYLYATLYVFTLTLPSAAAVYWAFGDQLLDHANAFSLLPRNGFRDTAVILMLIHQFITFGFACTPLYFVWEKVVGMHDTKSICLRALARLPVVIPIWFLAIIFPFFGPINSAVGALLVSFTVYIIPAAAHMLTYRKASARQNAAEKPPFFLPSWTAVYAVNVFVVAWVFVVGFGFGGWASMTNFIKQVDTFGLFAKCYQCHPLDHRHGK comes from the exons ATGGTGCCTGAGAAACAAGCAGAAGAGGCCATAGTCTCTGCTATCCAAAATGAAACAGAGGCAGATGATAGACAGGAAGAAATGGCTATTCATTCAAATTTGAGCTTCAAAAGCTTTCTTTGGCATGGTGGTTCAGTTTATGATGCCTGGTTTAGCTGTGCATCAAATCAG GTAGCACAGGTTTTGTTGACTTTACCATACTCATTTTCTCAAATGGGAATGCTTTCAGGAATTCTACTGCAGATATTTTATGGTATAATGGGAAGCTGGACAGCTTACCTCATAAGTGTCCTATATGTTGAGTACAGAAgcagaaaagagaaagagaatgtTAGCTTCAAGAACCATGTCATTCAG TGGTTTGAAGTGTTGGATGGCTTATTGGGACCCAAGTGGAAAGCTATTGGTTTGGCCTTCAATTGTACTTTCCTTCTATTTGGTTCAGTTATACAGCTTATTGCTTGTGCAAG TAACATTTATTATATAAACGACCATTTGGACAAGAGGACATGGACATACATATTTGGGGCATGCTGTGCGACTACTGTGTTTATTCCATCATTCCACAACTATAGATTATGGTCATTTCTTGGACTGGGGATGACTACTTATACAGCTTGGTACTTGACTATTGCAGCGTTTGTTCATGGCCAG GTTGAAGGAGTTATTCACAGTGGCCCAACCAAAATGGTGCTTTATTTTACGGGTGCCACTAACATACTCTATACTTTCGGCGGGCATGCCGTCACCGT GGAAATCATGCATGCAATGTGGAAGCCTCAAAAATTCAAGTACATATATCTGTATGCTACACTATATGTCTTCACATTAACACTCCCATCAGCAGCAGCTGTGTATTGGGCCTTCGGTGACCAGCTTCTTGATCATGCCAATGCCTTTTCTCTCCTCCCTCGAAACGGTTTTCGCGACACAGCTGTCATTCTTATGCTAATCCACCAG TTTATTACATTTGGATTTGCTTGCACTCCTCTGTACTTTGTTTGGGAAAAAGTTGTGGGAATGCACGACACAAAGAGCATATGTTTGAGGGCATTGGCTAGGTTACCAGTTGTGATACCAATATGGTTTTTGGCCATTATATTTCCATTCTTTGGGCCTATTAACTCAGCTGTGGGGGCATTATTAGTTAGCTTCACCGTGTACATCATTCCTGCTGCTGCTCATATGCTCACTTACAGGAAGGCTTCTGCTCGACAG AATGCAGCTGAAAAACCTCCATTCTTCCTTCCAAGCTGGACAGCGGTGTATGCAGTGAATGTGTTTGTGGTGGCATGGGTTTTTGTtgttggatttggatttggaggatgGGCAAGCATGACCAATTTCATTAAGCAAGTTGATACGTTTGGCTTGTTTGCAAAGTGTTATCAGTGCCATCCCCTTGACCATCGTCATGGAAAGTAG